The following is a genomic window from Candidatus Margulisiibacteriota bacterium.
CTTTATCGAATTGTTTCACTGGTATTGGAGAAGGCGTACATTCCCACAATGTCAATGTAACTATTCTTGAAAGCGGCTTGCACACGCATATTATCTCCGGTGGCAGTATTTCCGGCACTGTGGACAGTGCTGGTTCTGGCACGGCGTTCGACAATAGGCCAAGTTATTACACGCTGATCTATATTATCAAAGTGACTGAAGCTGGGAGTTCGGCATAAAACAATAATGCTGCTGCTCAACGCTTCACCGTCCAGCCCAGACTTTCCTGCTGTAGCTTGTACAGGCGCGCGAAGAGTTTGTTTTTGGCCAACAGTTCAGAGGCAGAGCCTGCTTCCACTAATCTACCATTGTCGAACACTGCTATTTTATCCGCGCCTAGCACAGTGCGCAGCCTGTGCGCGATGACAATGACCGTTCGGCCTTTGACCAATTCCGAAATGGCCGCCTGGATCTGTGTTTCGTTCTCCGGATCCAGACTGGCGGTGGCTTCGTCCAGCAGGACGATCGGCGCGTCTTTCAATAGCGCGCGGGCGATCGAGAGGCGCTGGCGTTCGCCGCCGGAGAGCGTGCAGCCATTCTCGCCGAGAATAGTCGCGTAACCCTGCGGCAGAGCGCGAATAAATTCGTCGCAGCGCGCCATTTTCGCCGCTGCGCGCACCTGAGCGTCCGAAGCGTTCTGTCTGCCGATGCGGATATTGCCCAGCGCCGTGTCGTTAAACAGTATCACATCTTGAAAAACAAAACTCATGTAATTCAATAAACGCTCCGGCTCAATGCCGCGGATATTCTGTCCGCCGATCAGTATCTCGCCCGAACGCACATCCCAGAAACGGGCGATCAGGCGTGCGATCGTGGTCTTGCCGCTGCCGGATGGCCCGACCAGCGCGGTGACGCCGTTCTGCGGGATTTTTAAGTTCACGTTTTTGAGCACATCTTGATTATTGTAAGCAAAGCAAACTTCTTTAAACTCAATATTATAATCCGGCAAAACAATGTCTTCCGCGCCAGTCAGCAGCGGCTCGCGGCGCAGAGCCTGCATCCGCCGCGTGGAAATCAGAAAATAAAAAAGTTCCGGCAGCAGCGTTAGGACAACGATTAGCGGCGAATAGATACGCGCGCTGATGATAATAAAGATCAGCAGTTTAATGACATCCAGGCTGCCGCCGGTCAAAAGCAGCGTGCCGATCAGCGTTACCAGACCAAGCCCCACTTGCAGGATCATCATGGACAGCACAATGCAAGCGCCGCTGATCCATTCAAATTTGAACGCTTCCCGCGCCATGGAGCGCAAAGCCGTTTCCAGCGCTTTAGATTTTTCACCGGACAGACCAAAGGCTTTGATCACCTTGATGCCGTCCAGATATTCTTGCACTTGCTCGGAGACATTTAATTTGGCCTGTACACTGCGTTCACCGAAGACAGTCTGTATTTTCCGCCCGCCCAGAATAAGCCCCAGTGACAGAGGCAGCGCGGCGAATAAAGCCAGAGCCATACGCCAGTCGTACAAAGCTAGCGCGCCGCAGGCCAGCGCCGCCGCAATAATGTCCGCGCTCAAACCGGGCAGAACATGGCTCATGACATGTTCGATAGTGGTGCAGTCGGCCATAATATTGGTGGTCAGTTCGGCCAGATCTTTATGATTGAAAAAACTTAACGGCAGACGGCGGAGATGTTCCGCCACTTCCAGCCGGATTTTTTCTGACTCGCTGTAGGACACCGTGTAAGTCTTATGGTATTCATTGTGGTAGGCGAAAAAATATAAAATACCTGCCGCCAGTCCCGCGCCCAGCAGCAGCCACAGTTTCAAGATATTTAACGGCTCTCCGTTTAGCAGCGGCTCCAGCAAGGTAATGATCGTTTGAATAATTACCGCAAAAGAGAGCAAAAGTAGCAAATTGGTCAAAACGCAGGCCAGCACGCCGCGCCGAAAATCGCGGTATCCGGCGTCCGACAGGCCCAGCAGTTCTTTGATTTTAAACACCGGTCTGCTCCTTTCCTGTGCTGCCAGAGGACAGTGTCCAATCCAACGCGCTGGCAGATTGTTTCCACATTCGGCTGTAAAGCCCCCGCGCGGCGATCAGTGTTTCATGCGTCCCTTCTTCAACTATTTTTCCCCGGTTGAGAGTCAGTATTTTATCCGCGCCGCGCACGGTGGAGAGGCGGTGGGCGATGATGATCACGGTCTTTTTCCGCATTAGTTTTTCCAGAGCCAGCTGTATCTTGTGCTCATTTTCCGGATCGGCAAAAGCTGTGGCCTCGTCCAGCACCAGTATTGGCGCGTTCTTGAGCACAGCCCGCGCCAGCACGAGACGCTGTTTTTCTCCGCCGGACAGATGAATGTTTTGCGCGCCGATCACCGTGGCGTAGCCTTGCGGCAGTTTTTCGATAAACTGGTGGCACTGGGCGGCTTTAGCGGCGGCGATCACTTCCACGCGGGAAGCGTTTTTATTGCCGATCAAAATATTGTCCGCGATGCTCTGCTTGAACAAAAACACGTCCTGAAAAACAAAGCTGACCAGACTCAGCAAATATTCATTGGTCATCTCCCGAATGTCTACGCCGCCGATCTTGACCGCGCCGGACTGCGCGTCGTAAAAGCGGGGGATCAGATGCGCTATCGTGCTTTTGCCGCCACCGGACGGCCCGACCAGCGCGGTTATCTCACCCGGTCTGGCCGTAAAACTGACGCCGGACAAAGCGGCGGAATTGTCGTTGTAAGTGAAAGTGACATTCTCAAAACTTATCGCGTAATTGTTGGTGGTTTGCGGAGACTGCGTTTCCGGCAGCGGCGGGGTGTCCAGGATTTTGTCCAGGCGTTCAATGCCGTCCGCGATCTGCCGCCCGGTCTGCGACACGTACAGGAGCTTGGTAAAAGGCGTGGCCAGCGACACCGAAAATATCAGATAAAACACCGCGGAAAGCGCGAACTGCGGGTAATCCGCCGCGCGCCCGGCCAGCCAGATGATCACCGGCAGCAGAAATATATACACATTGCCGATAATAAGCATAAAAAGCACCATATAATTGCCAAAAGACAGGGTGTAGTCCAGACAAAACCGGCCGTAGTTTTTGATGGTCTCGTAAAATTTGCGGAACGAAAAAATCGTTTGATTAAAAACCTTAACCACCGCGATGCCGCGCACATATTCGACAGCGGCGGTATTCATTTCTTCCAGCGAATCCTGATAACGTTTTATAAATTTTTGCGCGGCTTTGCTGCCAAACGCTTTAGCTTGAATAAAATAAGCCAGCGCGATCGGCGCGAAGCTGGCCAGCCCCAGCCGCCAATCAAACCAAAACAGAACGAGCAGCGCGATAACGGGCATGGCGGAGGAAGCAGCCAGATCGGGCAGTTGATGCGCGATGAATGTCTCCAGCTTCTCAATATTTTCATCCACGATTTTACGTAGCTGGCCGGTGGAGTGGCTGGTGTGAAAACCCAGCGGCAGAGCGGCGATGTGGCGGGCGAAATCCAGCTTGAGCTGATACAGCGTGGTAAATGCGGCGAGATGCGAGCACATCAGCGCGCCGAAATTCAGCGCAATAGCGGCCACCGCGCCTCCTGCCGCCAGCCAGCCAAGTTTTAGCAGATAGGCCGCGTTAAGCGCGCTCAAATCAGCGTAATGCGCCGCCAGTTCCCTAATAATATAGTAGACGGCGATGAACGGCAGGAAAGAAATGACACTGCTAAGCACAGACAGAACACAGGCAGAAATAGTCAGCGCCTTTTTCCGCAGAGCCAGTTCCCATAAACGCGCCAGGCCTGTCCGGCGGGGTTTAGTTTCCGACATGCCAGTACTCCTTTGCGCGGCTATAGAAACGCCAAGGTTAGTTTAGCATAATGATATTGAATGTCAATAGCTAATAATTTTGCTGTCTCCTCTGGACGAAACTTTTAAAATTATACTGTAATTTTCGAGTATGAAAGAAAGTTTTGCGAGCATCAAGTTTTCGCAAGTTGATTTAATTCTTCACTGTCGTCCACAGATGCGCCACGTCGGTCTCCAGCAGGGCTTCCATGAAAGATTTTTGGTCGAGCAGGCCGCAGACATCCTGGCCATTTTCATCCCGCAGGATGTACAGCTCGGAATTCAGCGACTTGATGCTGCCTTTGTAACAACTCTCATCCTTTTTGGTCAGATGCTCGTACATATTCATGTGCCGCATGCCCTGTTGAAATTTCTCGCTCAAAATAACTGTAGTGTTTGTTCTTTTCATAAAGCACCTCATATCTGTATTTGTAAGTCTTTTTCCTTACAGCAGGATATCGCAAGTTCTTTAGAGTTGTTGCAAAATTTTACAGCGAAATAAAATGTTGGATTTCGGCGGCTGGATCAGCGGCCTGGTATATGGCCGAACCGGCGACCAGCACATTGGCGCCCGCCGCAATGGCGGCCGGCGCGGTGGCGCGGTTGATGCCGCCGTCTATCTCTATGTCCACCGGCAGGCTCTGGGCAGTAATGTAAGCGCGGCATTTGGTTATTTCCGGCAGGCAACCGGCGATAAATTTCTGCCCCGCAAAACCAGGCCAAACGGACATGAAAAGCGCCAGATCCAGCTCCGGCAGATACGGCTGGAGCCGCTCAAAGTTTTGGTCAGGGTTGATAGCCAGACCGGCTTTTTTGCCCAGCGCTTTTATTTGCCGCAAAACTTTCACGGGGTCTTGCAGCGTTTCCAAATGCACGCAGATCAAATCGGCGCCCGCCGCGGCAAAAGCTGTCAGATATTTTTCAGGATTTTCGATCATTAAGTGCGCGTCAAAAAAAAGTTTTGTCCGCGGCCGCAGCGCCGCCACGACTGCCGCGCCAAAGGTCAGATTGGGGACAAAATGTCCGTCCATGATGTCGAGATGCAGCCATGGCGCGCCGGCTTTTTCGGCCAGAGCGACATCCTTGCGTAATTCTGCAAAATCCGCGGAGAGAATAGACGGCGCGATTATCACCATAAACGCATTATAAATGTTAAAATCTTTTTATGAAAGGCAGGGGTTTTGTGGACGGCGGCGCGCGGGGCAACCCCGGGCCGGCTGGCGCGGGAGCGGTTTTGCTCGGCGCCAAGCCTCTGACGATCAGCGAATATCTCGGTACGGCCACCAATAATGTCGCGGAATACACGGCGTTGATCCTACTCCTGCGTCAGGCCGCGGAGCTGGGTTACAGTGAGCTGGAGGTTTTTGCCGACAGCGAATTGATGGTACGCCAGATCAACGGCCAGTACAGGGTCAAAGATGAAAAATTGCGCGGTTTGTATTTTCAGGCGGCGGAATTGATCGCCAAACTGCAGAAGTTTTCCCTGACGCATGTGCCGCGCGCGCAGAATAAAGAAGCTGACAAATTAGTAAACGAGGCTATAGACCGTGGTCGCTAGAGTTTTACATTTGCTCAAACAGGATCAGATCGCGCTGTACGTGGCGCTGGCCGCGCGTTTAGCCGCGGTTCTGCCCGCCAAATTTTTTGCGAATTATTTTACCGAAACACAACTAAGCTATGCGCTCTTATTTCTGACTTTCGCGCTGACTGTTTTTGTGCAGATCTTCGCGGCAGACTGCGCGCGGCAGATGGTCGTGCGTAAAAAAATTTTAGTCGGACAGGCTTTGGCGGACAGCGCGAAGCGTTACATCCCGACACTTTTTTTTGGCTTCGTACTGCCGCTGCTTGCGCTGGCTATGCTGGGACTGCTGCTGCTCTCGCTGCTGGGCAGCCAGCTGGCCGCTAAAGGCGCGTTCCTGCTGCTGCCGCTGATTTTCCTGATCGGTCTGTGTGAAACGCTTTTTCCGGCGGTCTATGTTTTGAGCAATATGCCGGTATACCGGATCTATTACCTGCTCGGCAATTACCTGTTTAAAAATTTCCGCCACGCGCTGCAAGTTTTGTTTTTTGTTTTGCTGACCGCGCTGGTTGTCAGTTTGGCTGCCGAGCTTTTGCAAAAATTGCCTTATGCTGAAATTTTGACCGCTCTCCTGGGCGGCTTTCAAGCGGTGTTTGTGGTCTACGGATTGGTCGTTATGTTTCTGGGCAACAATCAAGTGAGCGAGCTGGTCTGATGCTGGAACAAAAACTTGTGCAAAAAACTTTAAAAACCGCGCTGCGGGCCGGGCATCAATTTGCCGAAGTGTTTGCGGAATACAAAACGGCTTTTTCGGCCGGCTTGGACAATGGCCAGCTGGAGCGGATCCGTTCCGGTGTGGACTGCGGCTGCGGTTTCCGCGTCATCAACGGCGCGCAGACTTATTATGGTTTTGTTAATTCTCTGCGCGCGGAAGATATTTTGGCTTTGGCTGAAAGGATCAGCGCGCTGGCCGCGCGGTCCGGCCGTAAAACTTTGGCGGATTTTTCGCGGAAAAATTATCAAACCGCGGCAGACCAAAAGACCGTCGGTGAAAAGATCGAGCTGCTCCGCGCCGCGGAAAAAACCGCGCGCCGGTTTTCTAAAAAAATCTGTCAGGTAACGGCGCGCTTTGGCGAAAGCGAACAAAAGGTTTTCATTGCCAATACCGAGGGTGTTTGGAGCACGGACACGCGAGCGCGCCGGAGATTTTTGGTGCAGTGCGTAGCCAAACAGGGCGGCGATCTGCAGACCGGCTATGAGGCGGCGGGTTTCAGCGGCGGCTGGGGAGATTTTGCTTTGCGGCGCGCGGAAGATTTGGCCGAAATCGCCGCCGCGCGGGCGGTATTGCTGCTTTCCGCGCCTCAGGCGCCGGCTGGCGCCATGCCGGTAGTCTTGAGCGGCGAGGCCGGCGGCACGATGATCCATGAAGCCTGTGGCCATGCTCTGGAAGCGGATTTTATCTATAAAAAAACCTCCATATTTACGGACACACTTGGCGCACAATTGTTCCCAAAATGTGTCACGATAATCGATGACGGCACGCTGGCCGGTCTGTACGGCACGGCGGCTTGTGATGATGAAGGCACGCCGGCGCGGAAAAATATTTTGATCAAGGCCGGCAAAGTCAGCGGATTTATGAATGACCGTCTGCACGCTGGTTTGCTGAAACACCGCTTGTCCGGCAACGGCCGCCGCGAATCGTACCGCTACGCGCCCCTGCCGCGTATGACCAACACTTATCTGGCCGCCGGCGCGGATGACCCCGCGGAGATTATCCGCTCGGTGGAGAAAGGCCTTTTTGTCAAAAAACTCGGCGGCGGGCAGGTCGATGTTACCAATGGCAATTTTGTTTTTGAAGTGACCGAAGGCTATTTGCTGCAAGACGGCGTTATCGGCCGGCCAGTGCGCGGCGCGACGCTGGTCGGCAGCGGCAGCGCGGTCTTAAAAAGCATTGATCGGGTCGGCAATGATCTGCGTTTTATTTCCGGCGTTTGCGGCAAAGGCCAGACCGCGCCGGTTTCTGACGGACAGCCGACAGTGCGCATACCAAATTTGATCGTAGGCGGACAAAAATGATCGAACTGCAAAAGTATTTACAGTATGCCCGGGAGCGCGGCGCGGACGAAGCGGAGATTTTTCTGACCAGCGGCCGCGAAGAGAGCGCGGTCGTGCGGCAGAGGACGCTGGAAAAAGTTGAGTCCGCCGGTGACCGCGGATTGGCGGTCAGGGTTATCTGCCAAAAACGCGCGGGTTTTGCCTATACTTCCGCTTTGACCGACGCGGATATTCTGCGCGCGGTAGACATGGCTGTTGTCAATGCCGGTTATGCCGCGCGGGATAAATTGCTGGGACTGCCGCCGCCGGACGCCGGATGGAACCGTAGCAGTCAGAAAGCGCTGCGGATCTACTCTGCGTCCGCGGCCAAACTGTCTTTGCTGGAATTAACGGACTGGGCGAAACGCGCCGAACGCGCGGCTTATGAATTTGACAGCCGGATTTTTGCCACGGAGTCCGCGGCGGCTTTTGCCGCGGCGGGGGAGACCCGTCTGGTAAACACCCACGGCGTTGACGCGCGCAGCCGCAGAACGCTCTGCGGACTCTCGCTGGAGATCGCCGCGAAGTCCGGCGCAAAAATGGAAGCGGCTTATGATTTTCAGTACGCTGTGTCTCCCGCCAAAATCGCGCCGGAAAAGATCGGCCGCCGCGCCGCTGAACGCGCGGTGCGAATGCTCGATGCTGTGCCCGCGCAAACCGGCCGGTACGATTTGCTTTTAACGCCCTCCGTAGCCCGCGATTTTTTGTCGGTGTTGACCGAACTTTTCAGCGCGGAAAATGTCCTGCGCCAAAAATCGCTTTTCCGCGGCAAATTAGGCCGGCAGGTGGCCTCGGCAAAAATTACGCTTGTCGATGATCCGCGTTTGCCGGCCTTGAGCGGCTCATTCCTCTACGACGGCGAGGGCGTGCCCGGGCGTAAAAGGATTCTCATCAAAAACGGTCAGCTAAGAGATTTTTTTTATGATGGTTATTCCGCGCGCCAAAGCGGCGTGCCATACGCGGGCAATGCCGCGCGCGCCTCGATTTTCAGCGAGCCAGTTATCGGCGCGAGCAATCTTTATTTTCAGGCCGGTAAATTGACCAGACCAAACATCATCAAAAGTATCGGCCGCGGCGCGCTGATCGAAAATATCATGGGGCTGCATACGGCCGATCCGGTGTCCGGCGAGTTTTCTTTCGGCGCGTCCGGGCAGCTCATCAAGGACGGTAAACTGGCCGCGCCGGTCAAAGACATGGCCATCGCCGGCAATCTGACGGATTTATTAAAGTCCGTGAAAGCCTGCGGCAGTGATCTGGAATTCGCAGGTCATTACGGATCACCGAGTATCTGGATCTCCAGTATTATGGTGGCGGGGAAATAAGCTAAACAACTTCGCGCAGGGCCTGTTCGAGGATCTGCTCCGCGGCCTGTTCATAAGCGGGCAGGATTTTGTCATTGTCCTGACCGGTGGTCTCATAATAATAACGAAATTTGGTCTCCGTGCCGGAAGAGCGCAGCAGTATCCAGCTGTCGTCCTCAAAGATAAATTTTAGGCCGTCCGCGGACAAAATCTGGCTGATCTTTTTCGCTTCGCCGTTGATCATAACGACAGAACCAATTTTGTAACCGGTCTTGATGTTTTCAATAACAGCCTGACGGAGCCGCTGCCATTCGGTGATAGAAATATTCTCGATAGTCCGACCGCTTTTACCCGGATAATAATAGCCATATTTTTCCTGCAGCTCGCTGTACAGCGCGGAAAGATTTTTGCCGCTTTCCAGCACGGCGGACAGCGCGACGAGAAAACCGATAATGCCGTCTTTTTCCAGAGTATGGCCGATAAAACTAATGCCGTCGCTTTCCTCAAAAGCGACAGCCGCCCGCTGCTGCGCCAAAGGCGCGCGGAAATTTTTGAAGCCGACAGCGGTTGACTCGACAGGCAGGTTTTCCTGACGGGCGATAGCGGCCGCGAAACCGGAACTGGCCACGGAAGTGGCGACGCCCTGGAGCAAGCCCCGCTTGATCGCGTAATCCAGCGCTATGGCGGAAAACATATTCATATCGATGTCCAAATTTCGGTCAGCAAATCTGATGCGGTCGGCGTCCGGATCAAGAGCCGCGGCCAGCGTCAGCGGCTTGTCTGATCTTTGCAGCTCGGCGATCAACGGTTCTTGATTAGCGGCGGACGGCTCAGGCTTCACACCGTGAAAAGAATAATCCGTCTCCGTATTTCGGAAACGAATGTCGAGCTGGCTAATAATGTCTTCACCGAAAATTGCCTCAAACACACCGCGTGATGCGCCGTGCATGTTATCGATGATCAGTGTGATTTTGTCTTTGTTAGCCAGGAGCAATTCTTTTAATTTGGCCAGATCAATGATCTGGCTTTTTTGCAGAAAATCCAGATAAATGTAGACGGGAAAAATTTCTTCATTCAGCGTCACGTCAATTTCTGCAGCTGGTTGAAAATCGGCGGTTTGCATATATTCATTGGCGCGGCCTTGAACAAGGCTGGTGATTTCCAGTCCGGCCGGCCCGCCGTCCGCTGGATTGAATTTCAGACCCGCGTAGTCCATCGGATTGTGCGACGGCGTGAAATTGAGCGAGCCGGCCGCGCCTAATTCCGTAACGACAGCCGAGCCGATACCGGTCGGACATTCTCCGGCAGCGTAGGTTCTGATGCCGGCCGCGTGCAATTCAGCTATGGCCGCGGCCATAAATTCCTCACCCAGGTAACGATTGTCACGAAAAACCACAAGGCCGCGTTCCTGCACCTCGGCAAAACAGCTATAATTGTTGACCGCCAAAAATGCAGCGGTTTGCATTGTATCGATTATCGCGCGGGTAACTTTTTTTACATTATGTATGGTGAAATCTTCGCCGATGCGCCCGCGCCAGCCGGAAGTGCCAAATTCTACTGTAGCCGGCGCGCGGCTGACGCGCGCCTGTGCGCCCATTTGCTCACGGATTTTGGCGATGGCTGTTTGGCAAACCGCTTTTTCTTCTGCGGCGCTGGTGCGGTTTTGCCGGTCGCCGAGTTTTAGCGCGTTTGCCCAGGATAATGTTTCTGTTTCTTCAATCGGGAGAGTGATTACTTTGTTCAGCATAACGCGTCCCTTCAATTTAATTTCCCCCGCCCTGAAATTTTAGCGATTATATGGCAGGCGATTTTAAAAATCAATGTTTCCTGTTAAAATTCCCAGACGATGAGTACTAAATTAATGCTGGTTATACTTGACGGCTGGGGGATCAACCACAACAAAACCGAGAGCGCGATCGAAGCGGCTGACACGCCGAATATGGATAAATACTGGCGGGACTATCCGCACACGACACTGCGCACGGACGGCGAGGCGGTCGGCCTGCCGGACGGACAAATGGGCAATTCCGAAGTCGGGCACTTGAATCTTGGCGCGGGGCGTGTTGTTTATCAAGAGCTGACCCGGATTTCCAAAGCGATCCGCGACGGAGATTTTTTTCAAAACAAGGAATTGCTGGCGGCGGCGGAAAATTGCCGCAAAAATAATTCCGCGCTGCATTTAATGGGCTTATTTTCCGACGGCGGTGTACATTCGCATCTGGAGCATTTATACGGTCTGCTGGAGCTGGCCAAACGCAGCGGTTTAAATAAAGTTTTTGTACACGCTTTTCTAGACGGCCGCGATGTGCCGCCGCGTTCGGCCAAAGAGTTTTTCACGCAATTTGCCAAAAGGTCTAAAGAAATCGGCGTCGGCCAGATAGCGACGATCACCGGACGTTACTACGCGATGGATAGAGACAACCGCTGGGAGCGGGTGCGGCAGGCTTACGAGATGCTCACCGAATTAAAAGGTTACGCGGCGGCAGACGCTCAGTCCGCCCTGGACGCCGCTTACGCGCGCGACGAAAACGACGAGTTCGTCAAACCAACGATCGTCTCCGGAGCCGAGCCTGTCCGGGACGGCGATGCTGTGGTGTTTTTCAACTTCCGCCCCGACCGCGCGCGCGAGATCACCCGCGCTTTTGTCGATCAGGATTTTCAGGGTTTTGCGCGCCAGCTCTGGCCGCAGACGCATTTTGTCTGCCTGACCCTGTATGACGAGACTATTGCCGCGCCGGTCGCTTTTGCCAAAGAAGCAATTACAAATTGTCTGGCCGAAATTTTGAGCAAGCGGGGCTTAAAGCAGCTGCACACTGCCGAGACGGAAAAATACGCGCATGTGACTTTTTTCTTTAACGGCGGACGGGAAGAGCCGTATCCTGGCGAAGACCGGATACTTGTCGCTTCGCCCAAAGTAGCGACATATGATCTACAGCCGGAAATGTCCGCGCCTGAAGTGACCGACAAAGCGGAGGCGGCGGTCAAGTCCGGCAAATATGAGGCGGTCATTTTGAATTTTGCCAATTCCGATATGGTCGGGCATACCGGCGTTTTTGCCGCCGCGCAAAAAGCGGTCGAGGCTGTGGACAAATGCGTGGGACGTCTGGTCGCCGCGGTGCGGGAACAGGGCGGAGAATTATTGATTACCGCGGATCATGGCAACTCTGACCAGATGCTGCGGGACGGTAAGGTTTGGACAGCCCATTCACTGAATCCCGTGCCGCTTATTTACGTGACGGACAAGAAAAACCTGACGCTGCTCTCCGGCGGAGCGCTTGCCGATATCGCGCCGACTATGTTAAAAATACTGGGTATACCGCAGCCTCCAGAATTTACCGGAAGGAGTTTACTGGCATGATATTTTATTTAGTCTTGCAGCAGCTTTCCGCGGCGCTCTTGATCATCGCCGTGATGCTGCACTCCGCCAAGGCCGACGGCATAGCCGGTATCGGCGGTCAGGCCAATGTTTACGGCAGCGCGCAAAAAGAAATGGAAAAAGGACTCGACCAATTCACGCTGGTCACCGCGGTTTCTTTTATTGTTTTCTCGCTGCTGATTTCCTGGAATTCTTGAAGATGTATTGATGGCGCTCCCTTCGCCGGTGTATCCGCGGGATGCCTCCACTCCCTAATAACGGGCTTGTAGTCAGGGAGTGAAGTTGACGGTGGCTGAGCGGAGTCGAAGCCACCGCTACAACAATAATTCTTGAACGATCGTTTCCATTTGCAGACCGCGCGAGCCTTTGCACAAAACAACGTCGCCCGGGCGCAAAGTTTCTTTTAATTTTTTTACCAGCGCGCCTTTGTCCGTAAAATGTTCCTGCTGCGGGATATTGGCGGACAATTGGCCGCAGGTGTACACCATATCCAGACCGGCTGTGTTGATCTGCTTGTGCAGGGTTTCCGCCCAGCCGCCGAGTTCCAGCATGTCGCCCAGCACAGCGATGCGCCGCGCGGCCGGTGTCTCGCGCAGGGCTTGCAGGGCAAAATTCACCGCGTCGGGATTGGCATTGTAGGTGTCGTCGATCAGCGTCAGGCCGTTG
Proteins encoded in this region:
- a CDS encoding phosphomannomutase produces the protein MLNKVITLPIEETETLSWANALKLGDRQNRTSAAEEKAVCQTAIAKIREQMGAQARVSRAPATVEFGTSGWRGRIGEDFTIHNVKKVTRAIIDTMQTAAFLAVNNYSCFAEVQERGLVVFRDNRYLGEEFMAAAIAELHAAGIRTYAAGECPTGIGSAVVTELGAAGSLNFTPSHNPMDYAGLKFNPADGGPAGLEITSLVQGRANEYMQTADFQPAAEIDVTLNEEIFPVYIYLDFLQKSQIIDLAKLKELLLANKDKITLIIDNMHGASRGVFEAIFGEDIISQLDIRFRNTETDYSFHGVKPEPSAANQEPLIAELQRSDKPLTLAAALDPDADRIRFADRNLDIDMNMFSAIALDYAIKRGLLQGVATSVASSGFAAAIARQENLPVESTAVGFKNFRAPLAQQRAAVAFEESDGISFIGHTLEKDGIIGFLVALSAVLESGKNLSALYSELQEKYGYYYPGKSGRTIENISITEWQRLRQAVIENIKTGYKIGSVVMINGEAKKISQILSADGLKFIFEDDSWILLRSSGTETKFRYYYETTGQDNDKILPAYEQAAEQILEQALREVV
- the gpmI gene encoding 2,3-bisphosphoglycerate-independent phosphoglycerate mutase translates to MSTKLMLVILDGWGINHNKTESAIEAADTPNMDKYWRDYPHTTLRTDGEAVGLPDGQMGNSEVGHLNLGAGRVVYQELTRISKAIRDGDFFQNKELLAAAENCRKNNSALHLMGLFSDGGVHSHLEHLYGLLELAKRSGLNKVFVHAFLDGRDVPPRSAKEFFTQFAKRSKEIGVGQIATITGRYYAMDRDNRWERVRQAYEMLTELKGYAAADAQSALDAAYARDENDEFVKPTIVSGAEPVRDGDAVVFFNFRPDRAREITRAFVDQDFQGFARQLWPQTHFVCLTLYDETIAAPVAFAKEAITNCLAEILSKRGLKQLHTAETEKYAHVTFFFNGGREEPYPGEDRILVASPKVATYDLQPEMSAPEVTDKAEAAVKSGKYEAVILNFANSDMVGHTGVFAAAQKAVEAVDKCVGRLVAAVREQGGELLITADHGNSDQMLRDGKVWTAHSLNPVPLIYVTDKKNLTLLSGGALADIAPTMLKILGIPQPPEFTGRSLLA
- the secG gene encoding preprotein translocase subunit SecG, with the translated sequence MIFYLVLQQLSAALLIIAVMLHSAKADGIAGIGGQANVYGSAQKEMEKGLDQFTLVTAVSFIVFSLLISWNS